Proteins encoded by one window of Ignavibacteriota bacterium:
- a CDS encoding OmpA family protein, producing the protein MKKVFIFFLILTNIYFAQVENEDSLRVYKTSWYLGGGISYPRYMAISDQSIASHENIGAYLTLGYNLTEHFGFRLSPGYVMLNSFYYGNGREEVDNFVNMGMINLEALYTILPCERISPFVLIGYGITYFKSTNPYMGSVREAMKDAWVGYQALLGLGAEFKFFDDVSLKAEFDYVTASNNKIDGNDHINETKGLLFSNGDSYMNLKVGIVWYFDRGERSRICEPFGIREVIKEVPVEKIVVDTVYIEKIVEKAVTKRESFVLENVKFKFDKDELTEESKAILNNVAVTLNKFPDEKIEILGHTDSIGTDEYNLDLSERRANSVKNYLITRDVNGDRLYTGGCGERKPVADNGTEIGRAINRRIEFSIYKGVSGKCSKQIEGDADINGSEFENAVKNSEQVKIEGVFFKFDSDVLTQESEKTLLHVVDILKQYPNANVEIQGHTDSLGNNLYNEFLSEKRAKSVKKFLVKNGINESRLSTIGYGESKPIEDNGTAYGRAVNRRIEFKISNSDKIQIQSSKPAKVNLDQFGTLEEKEIAKSIEMGEKLVFTNVHFKTNSDVITSDSKKILDNAANVLSKMPNVNIEIQGHTDSDGNDQYNQVLSEKRAISVKNYLVQKGISVDRLTTAGFGETQPISDNSTPEGKAKNRRIEFQISK; encoded by the coding sequence ATGAAAAAAGTATTTATATTTTTTCTAATTTTAACCAATATATACTTTGCCCAAGTTGAAAATGAAGATAGCTTGCGAGTCTATAAAACCAGCTGGTATTTAGGCGGCGGAATAAGTTATCCTAGATATATGGCAATAAGTGATCAATCAATTGCATCACATGAAAATATTGGGGCATACCTTACACTTGGTTATAATTTAACAGAACATTTTGGTTTCAGACTTTCACCAGGATATGTAATGTTAAATTCATTCTATTATGGAAATGGTCGTGAAGAAGTCGATAATTTTGTAAACATGGGAATGATAAACTTAGAAGCACTTTATACTATTTTACCGTGTGAAAGAATTTCTCCGTTTGTTTTGATCGGATATGGAATTACGTACTTTAAATCTACAAATCCATATATGGGTAGTGTGCGTGAGGCAATGAAAGACGCCTGGGTTGGTTATCAAGCACTATTAGGATTAGGCGCCGAATTTAAATTTTTTGACGATGTAAGTTTAAAAGCCGAATTTGATTATGTAACTGCATCAAATAATAAAATTGACGGGAATGATCACATCAACGAAACAAAAGGACTTCTATTCAGCAACGGCGATTCATATATGAATCTCAAAGTTGGTATTGTTTGGTATTTTGATAGAGGAGAGAGATCAAGAATATGTGAACCATTCGGTATTAGAGAAGTCATAAAAGAAGTTCCCGTTGAAAAAATAGTTGTTGATACAGTTTATATTGAAAAAATTGTTGAAAAAGCAGTGACAAAACGTGAATCATTTGTTTTGGAAAATGTAAAATTCAAATTTGATAAAGACGAATTAACTGAAGAATCCAAAGCTATACTAAATAATGTAGCCGTTACTTTGAACAAGTTCCCTGATGAAAAAATTGAAATACTTGGTCATACAGATAGTATTGGTACAGATGAATATAATTTGGACTTATCCGAAAGAAGAGCAAATTCTGTTAAAAATTATTTGATAACTCGCGATGTAAATGGCGATAGGTTATATACGGGCGGCTGCGGAGAAAGAAAACCTGTTGCCGATAATGGAACTGAAATCGGTCGCGCAATTAATAGAAGAATAGAATTTAGTATTTATAAAGGTGTAAGTGGTAAATGCTCAAAACAAATTGAGGGTGATGCTGATATAAATGGATCAGAATTTGAAAATGCCGTAAAAAATAGTGAACAAGTTAAGATTGAAGGTGTATTCTTTAAATTCGACAGCGATGTATTAACTCAAGAATCTGAAAAAACTTTATTGCACGTAGTTGATATTCTAAAACAATATCCTAACGCAAATGTTGAGATTCAAGGACACACTGATAGCCTAGGTAATAATCTTTATAATGAGTTCCTCTCGGAGAAACGAGCAAAATCTGTTAAGAAATTTTTAGTTAAAAACGGAATTAACGAATCCAGATTATCAACAATTGGATATGGAGAATCAAAACCAATTGAAGATAACGGAACCGCGTATGGAAGAGCTGTAAACAGAAGAATTGAATTTAAAATCAGTAACTCAGATAAAATACAAATACAATCTTCAAAACCTGCTAAAGTAAATCTTGACCAATTTGGAACTTTGGAAGAAAAAGAAATTGCTAAAAGCATTGAAATGGGTGAAAAACTTGTATTTACCAATGTTCACTTTAAGACAAACAGCGATGTAATAACAAGCGATTCTAAAAAAATATTGGATAATGCTGCCAATGTTTTATCAAAAATGCCGAATGTAAATATTGAAATTCAAGGTCACACTGATAGTGATGGAAATGACCAATACAATCAGGTATTATCTGAAAAAAGAGCAATTTCTGTTAAAAATTATTTAGTACAGAAAGGAATTTCAGTCGATCGTTTAACAACTGCCGGTTTTGGTGAAACTCAACCTATTTCAGATAATTCAACCCCAGAAGGAAAAGCTAAAAATAGAAGAATTGAATTCCAAATTTCTAAGTAG
- a CDS encoding HAD hydrolase family protein: MEKLKSLDIKLVITDVDGVLTDGGLYYTNDGLIMKKFNVKDGMGARIIKNFGIKTAIISTDTSEVIRVRGEKMNIDYLFLGIWDKENKMKEICELENILPENVAFIGDDVNDIGIINEVGFSACPVDAVGEIKNRVDLVLQNKGGEGVFRELIDLILSAKK; the protein is encoded by the coding sequence ATGGAAAAATTAAAGTCTCTTGACATCAAATTAGTTATTACAGATGTAGACGGAGTGCTTACTGATGGAGGATTGTATTATACAAATGATGGATTGATAATGAAAAAATTTAATGTAAAAGACGGTATGGGAGCAAGAATAATAAAAAATTTTGGCATCAAAACAGCAATTATTTCAACCGATACTTCTGAGGTTATTAGAGTTCGCGGAGAAAAGATGAATATTGATTATTTATTTTTAGGAATTTGGGATAAAGAAAATAAAATGAAGGAAATTTGTGAACTTGAAAATATTCTACCAGAAAATGTTGCCTTTATTGGTGATGATGTGAATGACATAGGTATTATAAATGAAGTTGGATTTTCTGCTTGCCCAGTTGATGCTGTAGGTGAAATAAAAAATAGAGTAGACTTAGTTTTGCAAAATAAAGGTGGAGAAGGAGTATTTAGAGAGCTTATCGATCTAATTTTATCCGCAAAAAAATAA